The Cystobacter fuscus DSM 2262 region GGCGTACTCGTCCAGCGGGGCCACCTTCGCCGTGTAGCCACGCGCGAGCCCGTCACTGGCGATGCGCCGGGCGAACGCCTCCGAGGCCCCCGAGTTGGAGCCGTAGAGCAGCAGCAGGGGCGTGTCATGCGAGGACGTCTTCTCCGTCGGCTGGGACGAGGACGCCACGGGCGCGGGGGTGGTGGCCCGCCGGGCCGCGGGCGCGCGGGAGACGGGCTTGCGCGCGCGCACGCGCAGCTTGAGCCCATCGGGCTTGAGCGTGAGCGTCTCGCGGATGCGCAGCGTGTAGGGCTCGGGCGTGGAGATGTGGAAGCGCTGCAGCATCGTGCCCAGCACGAGCGTGGCCTCCTGGAGCGCGAACGCCCGGCCGATGCACGCGCGCATCCCGTTGCCGAACGGCTTCCATGCGTGGGCCGGAATGCTGTCGCGCACCTCGGGGGCGAAGCGCTCCGGATCGAAGCGCTCCGGGTTCTTCCACACCGTGGGGTCGCGGTGCAGCATGGGGATGAGCACCATGAGCGTGTCCTTCACCCCCACCGGGTAGCGCCCCCCCAGCAGCGTGTTGTCCGCCTTGGCGTGCAGGGTGAAGGCCGGCGCGGTGGGCCACAGGCGCAGCGTCTCGCGCAGGATTTGATCGATGTACTGCAACTGGGAGATCTGCTCGAAGCGGGGCGCCTCGGAGCCCAGCACCCGGTCCACCTCCGCGTAGGCCTTCTGGAGCACCTCGGGGTGGTGCAGCAGGAAGTAGACGGCGAAGGACAACAGGCCGCTCGTCGTCTCGTGGCCCGCGATGAGGAAGGTCATCAGCTGGGCGCGCACGTTGTCGTCGTCGAGCTTCTCCCCCGAGAGGGGATCCTTCGCCTCGAGCATCAGGCCCAGCAGATCCCTCGGCGCCTCCTCGGCGGGGAGCGCGCGGCGCCGGACGATGAGCTCGCGCACCACTTCGTACATGTACTGGATGTCCGACTGGTACTGACGCTGGGTGCGCAGCATGAGCTGCGTCTGCAGGGGCACCCGGCGGGTACGGTCGCCCGCCTCGGCCAGGGCGCGCACCATGGACTCGACGAAGGGGTGCATCTCCCGCTGGTAGAAGCTGTTGAAGCGGAAGTCGAAGCCGCACAGCGCGATGGTGTCGAGCGTGAGCCGCGTCATGTTGTCGGACACGTCGATGTCGGTGTCGGGTCCGAAGCGCGCCCAGCGGGTGAGCATCTGGTCGGCCACGTCGTACATGCCGTCGTGGTAGTTGCGCATGGCCGCGGGGCTGAAGGCGGGCATCAGCAGGCGGTGGGCCTTGCCCCAGTTGGGCTCGCGCGCATCCGCGGTGAAGAGGCCGTCGCGCCCCAGGTCGCGCAGTTGCAGGAGGACCTGGCCCAGGTGCTTCTCGAAGCGCGTCTCGTCACAGGCGTCGGCCACCAACTCATAGGAGCTGATCACCCGGAGGAAGTTCTCCCCCGGGAAGGACAGCCGGAAGATGGGCCCGAACTCGCGCGCCAGCTTCATCATGTTCTGCAGGGGCGTTTCGAAGCCCACGTCGGGCACGTTGCCCACGAGGGGGCGCGAGCGGGGCTGGGGGATGGTCGTGGACAGGGAGGGCTTGCTCATGGGAAATCCAGAACGCATGCTCACGGGTGAACGCTCAGCCTCGCCGGTGCCTCGGGGTCGAGACTCCGGCTGGACGAGTCCTGTCGGCAACAGTAAGGACCGGCTCGCGGGCGCGAAATTCGCATCCGGCTCAGGTTTGGGAGACGCGGTGCCATGAGCGGACGCAACCGGGCTTCCCCTCGGAAAAGGCCCCGCCAGGAGCGCGCGAAGGCCACGGTGGAGGTGATCCTCGAGGCGGCGGCTCACGTTCTGGTCAGCTCTGGCTACGAGGGCACGACGACCAAGCAGGTGGCCGAGCGGGCCGGAGTGAGCATCGGCTCGCTCTACCAGTACTTCCCGAGCAAGGAGGCCCTGGTCGCCATGCTGGTCGAACGGCTGCACCAGCGTGTCCTGGGCATCCTCGCCGACAAGCTGGTGCCGCGCCCGATCACGGATCTGGAGCGGGAGGTGCGGGAGTTGGTGCGGTCGCTGGTGGACGTCTACGGGGTGAATCCGGAGCTGCAGCGGGTGCTCCTGGAGCAGGCGCCGCGCATCGGCCCCCTTCAGGTCGTGCAGGAGATCGAGGCGCGCGTGGAGTTCCT contains the following coding sequences:
- a CDS encoding bifunctional cytochrome P450/NADPH--P450 reductase, translating into MSKPSLSTTIPQPRSRPLVGNVPDVGFETPLQNMMKLAREFGPIFRLSFPGENFLRVISSYELVADACDETRFEKHLGQVLLQLRDLGRDGLFTADAREPNWGKAHRLLMPAFSPAAMRNYHDGMYDVADQMLTRWARFGPDTDIDVSDNMTRLTLDTIALCGFDFRFNSFYQREMHPFVESMVRALAEAGDRTRRVPLQTQLMLRTQRQYQSDIQYMYEVVRELIVRRRALPAEEAPRDLLGLMLEAKDPLSGEKLDDDNVRAQLMTFLIAGHETTSGLLSFAVYFLLHHPEVLQKAYAEVDRVLGSEAPRFEQISQLQYIDQILRETLRLWPTAPAFTLHAKADNTLLGGRYPVGVKDTLMVLIPMLHRDPTVWKNPERFDPERFAPEVRDSIPAHAWKPFGNGMRACIGRAFALQEATLVLGTMLQRFHISTPEPYTLRIRETLTLKPDGLKLRVRARKPVSRAPAARRATTPAPVASSSQPTEKTSSHDTPLLLLYGSNSGASEAFARRIASDGLARGYTAKVAPLDEYAGKLPKQGAVVVVTASYNGQPPDNARAFHTWLSSVPAGALAGVRYAVFGCGNRDWGETYQAVPKFIDERLSAAGARSLLTRGEADARADFFGDFDYWYSPFWTRVGEGLGVVSGEVDSGPRYTVEVVPPVSAELVKQNKLELATLMDNRELVDMTSPFGRSKRHLTFKLPEGVTYAAGDYLAVLPENHPELVERAARRFGVSPEATVILNSARGAQGSSLPTGRPVLVRELLGRHVELSAPATRKDLERLAEKNPCPPHAMHLAALAQDAERYKKEILDKRVSVLELLEQYTSCILSLGDFLELLPTMRVRQYSVSSSPLADPTVCTLTVAVVDAEAWSGQGRFRGTCSSYLARLRPGEQVAVAVRTPNVPFHPPASNATPIVLVAAGTGLAPFRGFLQERALRHARGEAAGPALFFFGCDHPEVDFLYREELAAWEREGVVKVLPAFFRQPDGDVTFVQHRLWKEREQVKALLDQGALLFICGDGRLMAPAARETLARIHQEKVGCSSEEALAWLAAMEKQGRLVSDVFA
- a CDS encoding TetR/AcrR family transcriptional regulator, whose protein sequence is MSGRNRASPRKRPRQERAKATVEVILEAAAHVLVSSGYEGTTTKQVAERAGVSIGSLYQYFPSKEALVAMLVERLHQRVLGILADKLVPRPITDLEREVRELVRSLVDVYGVNPELQRVLLEQAPRIGPLQVVQEIEARVEFLVQGVLSQNLEFERPRNLGMVVFIIIRALRSAVWAAVVERPELIGTPELVEELSALVLGYLRPRAPGPARPEP